One window of the Benincasa hispida cultivar B227 chromosome 3, ASM972705v1, whole genome shotgun sequence genome contains the following:
- the LOC120073613 gene encoding uncharacterized protein LOC120073613: MSRIEWYAEAFRVLDFPSALDDTYIKVNVNVVDRPRYRTRKGNIATNVLAEVFAVDSRVLRDAVSRSYGLRVSKGYYYLCDAGYPNAEEFLAPYRGERYHLSDWCGAGNASTTAREFFNMKHSSTRNVIERAFGFLKGKWVILRRKSFNPIQVQCRTITVYFLIHNLITREMGIGAMLDMPDEKNSASVSLDGDHIEFVESLEEWTKFTDDLAVKIFTQWQRV; the protein is encoded by the exons ATGTCAAGAATCGAGTGGTACGCCGAAGCTTTTCGAGTTCTG GATTTTCCAAGTGCGTTAGACGACACATACATTAAAGTGAATGTTAATGTCGTCGATCGACCTCGATATAGGACGAGAAAAGGAAATATTGCCACAAACGTTCTTGCA GAAGTGTTTGCAGTCGATTCAAGGGTTCTTAGGGATGCAGTTTCACGATCATATGGATTGAGGGTTTCAAAGG GATACTATTACCTATGTGATGCTGGATACCCTAACGCTGAAGAATTCTTGGCACCGTACAGAGGGGAACGATACCATCTCTCTGATTGGTGTGGAGCAGGAAACGCATCGACAACTGCAagagaatttttcaacatgaaacATTCTTCAACAAGGAATGTTATCGAGCGAGCGTTTGGGTTCTTAAAGGGGAAGTGGGTTATTCTTAGGAGAAAATCATTCAACCCAATACAAGTCCAATGTCGAACAATAACTGTATATTTCCTTATTCACAACTTGATCACAAGGGAGATGGGAATTGGTGCAATGCTTGACATGCCCGATGAGAAGAATTCTGCATCAGTTAGTCTTGATGGGGATCATATTGAATTTGTTGAATCATTGGAGGAATGGACTAAGTTTACGGATGATTTGGCGGTCAAAATATTTACTCAATGGCAGAGAGTCTGA